The Buchnera aphidicola (Hyalopterus amygdali) genome has a segment encoding these proteins:
- the rpmG gene encoding 50S ribosomal protein L33, which translates to MAKKNREKIKMISSAGTGHYYTTTKNKRNTPDKLKLKKYDPVIRKHVLYNEGKIK; encoded by the coding sequence ATGGCTAAAAAAAATCGAGAAAAAATTAAAATGATTTCTTCTGCAGGAACAGGTCATTATTATACTACTACAAAAAACAAAAGAAATACTCCTGATAAATTGAAATTAAAAAAATATGATCCTGTCATTAGAAAACATGTATTATACAATGAAGGAAAAATTAAATAA
- the pmbA gene encoding metalloprotease PmbA: MQSFNQIEKEEDTLINTVKNTLYLARKKFNFSVEVFVKKTIGINVNIRNSIIENVEFNRDGGLFITVYNKFSKGVVSSRDFSINGIKKMLDTAVDISKYSSSDFFSGLPDIKLLCFGSKDLDLFHPTEFNLKNAINFTSISEQEAFKFDKRIVNSEGSFFSNHISINVFGNSLGMLEKYKSTYYNNYNCMIAKDKNCMQRSFSYSTARKLEDLEKPDILGQKTAKNAISRLGSKKINTTKCPIIFSREISPTFFSHFISAISGDNVYQKSTCLLYDLKKRIFPEWLNIEEKPHLIAGLGSKPFDSEGVATKSKSIIKNGILQTWLLNTYNARRLNLFSTGNSGGITNWFVSHKNISFKEMLHTMYNGLLITELMGQGVDIISGNYSRGAIGFWIKGGKIQYPVNEITISGNLKNMWHNIISISNDINIYSKIRSGSILLSEMQISGN, translated from the coding sequence ATGCAATCATTCAATCAAATTGAAAAAGAAGAAGATACACTTATAAATACGGTAAAAAATACTCTTTATTTAGCTCGAAAAAAATTTAATTTTTCTGTTGAAGTATTTGTAAAAAAAACAATAGGTATAAATGTTAATATAAGAAATAGCATTATCGAAAATGTAGAGTTTAACAGAGATGGTGGATTATTTATTACAGTTTATAACAAATTTTCTAAAGGTGTTGTATCATCTAGAGATTTTAGTATAAATGGTATTAAAAAAATGTTAGATACGGCAGTTGATATTTCTAAATATTCTTCGTCTGATTTTTTCTCAGGTTTGCCTGATATAAAATTACTTTGCTTTGGATCTAAAGATCTTGATTTATTTCATCCTACTGAGTTTAATCTAAAAAATGCAATTAATTTTACTTCTATATCAGAACAAGAAGCGTTTAAATTTGATAAAAGAATTGTTAATAGTGAAGGAAGTTTTTTTAGCAATCATATTAGTATAAATGTTTTTGGAAATAGTTTAGGCATGTTAGAAAAATATAAATCTACTTATTATAACAATTATAATTGCATGATTGCAAAAGATAAAAATTGTATGCAAAGAAGTTTTAGTTATTCTACTGCAAGAAAACTAGAAGATTTAGAAAAACCAGATATATTAGGACAAAAAACAGCTAAAAATGCTATATCTCGTTTAGGTTCTAAAAAAATCAATACTACGAAATGTCCAATAATTTTTTCAAGAGAAATCTCTCCTACATTTTTTTCTCATTTTATTTCAGCCATTAGTGGTGATAATGTTTATCAAAAATCTACTTGTTTATTATATGATTTAAAAAAAAGAATTTTTCCTGAGTGGTTAAATATTGAAGAAAAACCACATTTGATAGCAGGTCTAGGTAGCAAACCGTTTGACAGTGAAGGTGTTGCAACAAAGAGTAAAAGTATTATTAAAAATGGAATTTTACAAACATGGTTATTAAATACGTATAATGCTCGCAGATTAAATTTATTTAGTACTGGTAATTCTGGAGGTATTACAAATTGGTTTGTTTCGCATAAAAACATCTCTTTTAAAGAAATGTTACATACAATGTATAATGGATTATTGATAACAGAGTTAATGGGACAAGGAGTAGATATTATTAGTGGCAATTATTCACGTGGAGCAATAGGTTTTTGGATTAAAGGTGGGAAGATTCAATATCCAGTTAACGAAATTACTATATCTGGAAATTTAAAAAATATGTGGCATAATATTATTAGTATTAGTAATGACATTAATATATATAGTAAGATTCGATCTGGTTCAATTTTATTATCTGAAATGCAAATTTCTGGAAATTAA
- the fliR gene encoding flagellar biosynthetic protein FliR produces the protein MLTFNSLELAILINNFIWPLVRILSFFATAPFFNDENINKKIKIIFSVLITVLIEPFLPKVHMELFSIMSLFVILQQILIGTALGFTCQFLFAAFNFSGEIIGLQMGLSFANFFNANRYIGTSIVSRWINILILFLFLTINAHLYLIVILVDSFYSMPINMNFISSSFFWSLLQFSSSIFLNGIIFALPIMIFLLLSALIMSILNRLSPQISIFSIGFPLNLLIGMFIIYYLISIIFPFFKNSLNQLITFLS, from the coding sequence ATGTTAACATTTAATAGTTTAGAATTAGCAATTTTAATAAATAATTTTATTTGGCCGTTAGTTCGTATTCTATCATTTTTTGCAACTGCTCCTTTTTTTAATGATGAGAATATAAATAAAAAAATTAAAATAATTTTTTCTGTTCTAATTACTGTATTAATAGAACCTTTTTTACCTAAAGTTCATATGGAATTATTTTCTATAATGAGTTTATTTGTAATATTACAGCAAATTTTAATTGGTACAGCTTTAGGTTTTACCTGTCAATTTTTATTTGCTGCATTTAATTTTTCTGGAGAGATAATAGGATTGCAAATGGGTTTATCTTTTGCAAATTTTTTTAATGCCAATCGTTATATTGGTACCTCTATAGTGTCACGTTGGATAAATATTTTAATTTTATTTTTATTTTTAACAATTAATGCCCATCTTTATTTAATTGTTATATTAGTAGATAGTTTTTATAGTATGCCTATTAATATGAACTTTATAAGCTCGAGTTTTTTTTGGAGTCTATTGCAATTTTCTAGTAGCATTTTTTTAAATGGTATTATTTTTGCTCTTCCAATTATGATTTTTTTATTACTATCTGCTTTAATAATGAGTATTTTAAATCGATTGTCTCCCCAGATATCTATTTTTTCTATTGGATTTCCACTAAATTTATTAATAGGAATGTTTATAATATATTACTTGATATCAATTATTTTCCCCTTCTTTAAAAATTCGTTAAATCAATTAATTACATTTTTGTCTTAA
- a CDS encoding flagellar hook-length control protein FliK: MKEKKFDNNIELKFHQCRKIKKNNNIKKNKTYKKIFIHDIFKKSIVMQSQLNKLKEVKKNNIFSNLKNNFLSKINHIYNKKNNTKILKNDDNSFFFKETKNKKFNTLLFKNFNKENSSIQNINIFKDINKTKNFQYDVNFIEFSHLEKNDEWKKAISQQVLLSIANKENKAEIHFKPEYLSPINIKIKIKNDKAMLNFISNHNEIKTFLKDSIPFLQSELIKNGIKLDKINICKPGFEEKKISEKNISSMKNYVYEKWKSKNIFIFQKNDTECIDHQYIDMYI; encoded by the coding sequence ATGAAAGAAAAAAAGTTCGATAATAATATTGAGTTAAAATTTCATCAATGTAGAAAAATTAAAAAAAATAATAATATTAAAAAAAATAAAACGTATAAAAAAATTTTTATTCATGACATCTTTAAAAAATCAATAGTTATGCAAAGTCAATTAAATAAATTAAAAGAAGTTAAAAAAAATAATATATTTAGTAATTTGAAAAATAATTTTTTATCAAAGATAAATCATATTTATAATAAAAAAAATAATACAAAAATTTTAAAAAATGATGATAACTCATTCTTTTTTAAAGAAACTAAAAATAAAAAATTTAACACTCTTTTATTTAAAAATTTTAATAAAGAAAATAGTTCAATTCAAAATATAAATATTTTTAAAGATATAAATAAAACAAAAAATTTTCAATACGATGTCAATTTTATTGAATTTTCTCATTTAGAAAAAAATGATGAATGGAAAAAAGCAATTAGTCAGCAAGTATTATTATCTATTGCAAATAAAGAAAATAAAGCAGAAATACATTTTAAACCGGAATACCTAAGTCCTATAAATATAAAAATTAAAATAAAAAATGATAAGGCGATGTTGAATTTTATTTCTAATCATAATGAGATTAAAACTTTTTTAAAAGATTCTATTCCATTTTTACAAAGTGAATTAATTAAAAATGGTATTAAATTAGACAAAATTAATATTTGTAAACCTGGTTTTGAAGAAAAAAAAATTTCTGAAAAGAATATAAGTTCAATGAAAAATTATGTTTATGAAAAATGGAAATCAAAAAATATTTTTATATTCCAAAAAAATGATACTGAATGCATTGATCATCAATATATTGATATGTATATTTAA
- the fliP gene encoding flagellar type III secretion system pore protein FliP (The bacterial flagellar biogenesis protein FliP forms a type III secretion system (T3SS)-type pore required for flagellar assembly.) gives MHRIIPFLFLLLFCPLAYADIPGLTSHILNDGSQTWSLPVQTLVFLTSLTFLPAFILMMTSFTRIIIVFGLLRNAIGTPYAPPNQILLGLSLFLTFFIMSPTFDQVYKNAYLPFSQDKINMDEAIIKGSIPFKNFMLNQTRSSDLELFSKLAHISSYKDKEEIPMRILLPSFITSELKTAFQIGFTIFIPFLIIDLVIASVLMALGMMMVPPSTISLPFKLMLFVLVDGWQLLVTSLSQSFKM, from the coding sequence TTGCATCGAATTATTCCATTTTTATTTTTGTTGTTATTTTGTCCATTAGCTTATGCTGATATTCCTGGTTTAACAAGTCATATTTTAAATGATGGCAGCCAAACTTGGTCTTTGCCAGTACAAACTTTAGTTTTTCTTACTTCTTTAACTTTTCTCCCCGCTTTTATTCTCATGATGACTAGTTTTACTAGAATTATTATTGTTTTTGGTTTATTACGAAATGCTATAGGTACACCATATGCACCACCAAATCAAATATTACTTGGTTTATCTCTTTTTTTAACTTTTTTTATTATGTCTCCTACGTTTGATCAGGTTTATAAAAACGCATATCTTCCTTTTAGTCAAGATAAAATAAATATGGATGAAGCTATTATTAAGGGTTCTATTCCCTTTAAAAATTTTATGTTAAATCAAACACGTTCGTCTGATTTAGAGTTATTTTCAAAACTAGCTCATATTTCTTCTTATAAAGACAAAGAAGAAATACCAATGCGGATTTTATTGCCATCGTTTATTACGAGTGAGTTAAAAACAGCTTTTCAAATTGGTTTTACTATTTTTATACCTTTTTTAATTATTGATTTAGTTATTGCCAGTGTTCTAATGGCCTTAGGTATGATGATGGTTCCTCCTTCAACAATATCTTTGCCTTTTAAATTAATGTTATTTGTACTAGTAGACGGATGGCAACTATTAGTAACTTCATTATCGCAAAGCTTTAAAATGTGA
- a CDS encoding FliM/FliN family flagellar motor switch protein yields the protein MDKSINSNSQFKKNLHSFLSKSEIEILEKINKKFIKKIIIQFSNFLKKNIKLNFYTINKDTYTNDDRNLEFLYCNSIKILPLEQESFIFFSSNLLSVFIDFLFGGNSTFVNNIDIKRNMTYTENRVNKKIIKLIIDAYCSSCRSFFSLDIEFVKCQIINLKKHTIYPNNFFITNFFNFSCNGIKIFLSILLPIEIIKQKSSKKINSTDKNIYSEKKFLKNNVSVKNIYDVKLDIVVELIVSPIFRDNFNKLSEGDILSLKNPKKIIAFIEKKPIFLGEHKIFNNQSIVFLEEFIIDNLKK from the coding sequence ATGGACAAAAGTATTAATTCAAATAGTCAATTTAAAAAAAATTTACACAGCTTTTTAAGCAAAAGTGAAATAGAAATATTAGAAAAAATTAATAAAAAATTTATAAAAAAAATTATAATACAATTTTCTAATTTCTTAAAAAAAAATATTAAACTAAACTTTTATACCATCAACAAAGATACTTACACTAATGATGACAGAAATTTAGAATTTTTATATTGTAATTCAATAAAAATACTACCTTTAGAACAGGAATCTTTTATATTTTTTTCATCTAATTTATTATCTGTTTTTATAGATTTTTTATTTGGAGGGAATAGTACTTTTGTCAATAACATTGATATAAAAAGAAATATGACATATACGGAAAATCGCGTTAACAAAAAAATAATAAAATTAATTATAGATGCCTATTGTAGTTCTTGTCGAAGTTTTTTTTCTTTGGATATTGAATTCGTTAAATGTCAAATTATTAATTTAAAAAAACATACTATCTATCCGAATAATTTTTTCATCACTAATTTTTTTAACTTTAGTTGTAATGGAATTAAAATATTTTTAAGCATTTTATTGCCTATTGAAATAATTAAACAAAAAAGTTCAAAAAAAATAAATTCAACAGATAAAAATATATATTCAGAAAAAAAATTTTTAAAAAATAATGTTTCTGTTAAAAATATATATGACGTTAAATTAGACATAGTTGTAGAATTAATTGTATCGCCTATTTTTAGAGATAATTTTAATAAATTATCTGAAGGTGACATTCTTTCCCTAAAAAATCCTAAAAAAATAATAGCATTTATAGAAAAAAAACCTATTTTTTTAGGAGAACATAAAATTTTTAACAACCAATCTATCGTTTTCTTAGAAGAATTTATTATTGATAATTTAAAAAAATAA
- a CDS encoding translocation/assembly module TamB: MSIYQKYLSKSLIFVFSLFFLILFFLETSIGFKYFFNFANYFFMGLKVEKISGNWRNFTLKKINYKILGGSIKAENIHIITNPVSFFNTPIIFKNIETKKLVISLEKNPKLILKNNSFEKIKLNKKFFFQNSIIFRNIYFDKISLKIQKKNIFLFNVLSSITLNRNTLTIFPTSVNLVRSNLIYNKTKNDIDKKNFFYTNKINNFLSFFSNYKEFLPTLDIKLINLKCNQLKFFDQKNLIFHKIELSARFKKNILKIKNMKAFSKFIKIKSKGKIFFRDNFSTFFIINNKVSTNLYKDKVIKVLFKGTLNKKFVFTLKSSNLLKFNIYGKILLDYLDYPMCINLHIDDLFFPINKNLILSSKNFNLILKGKFNNYFLSLKNIFTISGMPSIFMHISAIGNLKNIFLKKINFFPFLKNIQKKKNLPQKKVKYSEYISQLAGKINLLLNSNKKYKNISFPHFCFKGDIIRKKISLSGSLYYQNINGIKIPRINFILGKNKGFLLGSVSNKVNIYSSFNFNHLEYFLPNLKGIIKSTLNAYGFYPFPSISSSFLGKKINWKDVISLNSIKIFTNLNMKKDFSKNIFVRIKKIRFLNFCIDSLNIKFDWNNINQNFYFSLKNKKLSMKLLFNGYMNKKTGVWKGIIKQINIKHPFGIWMTENNPLIFYSFQKSINDDNFKELRKKNLFSSIIYNTKMLFIKLFFQKSISIKTNVFINTKFQWQLGKKISNIKLALKTQNIKLEKKIKDNVLHEKIENFNLFVNFKKNNFMTQWIINRSKNKLKMNRISGFLNVYDIYHTQRIKGQFFLSNFSFSVLNIFTNNLKKFQGKFTGNIELLGNLYQPKILADIDFQNIYIKSDHILKYILLCFHFFSKKLENVKIDQEIIIKKGDILFELNSNIKNNISNFQWNFLFNSNNVILVFLPEIEFSFSSHLNLIYSLFKYNLIGYLNSSLFSFKINEKNFLF, encoded by the coding sequence ATGAGTATATATCAGAAATATTTATCTAAATCTTTGATTTTTGTTTTTTCTTTATTTTTTCTGATATTATTCTTTTTAGAAACTAGTATTGGATTTAAATATTTTTTTAATTTTGCTAATTATTTTTTTATGGGACTTAAAGTAGAAAAAATATCAGGAAATTGGCGTAATTTTACGTTAAAAAAAATTAATTATAAAATTTTAGGAGGATCCATTAAAGCTGAAAATATTCATATTATAACAAATCCAGTGTCCTTTTTTAATACCCCTATTATTTTTAAAAATATAGAAACAAAAAAATTAGTAATTTCATTAGAAAAAAATCCAAAATTAATTTTAAAAAATAATTCTTTTGAAAAAATCAAATTAAACAAAAAATTTTTTTTTCAAAATTCTATAATTTTTCGTAATATATATTTTGATAAAATTTCATTAAAAATACAAAAAAAAAATATATTTTTATTTAATGTATTAAGTAGTATAACGTTAAATCGAAATACTTTAACTATATTTCCTACTTCTGTTAATTTAGTTCGCAGTAATTTAATATATAATAAAACAAAGAATGATATAGATAAAAAAAATTTTTTTTATACAAATAAAATAAATAATTTTTTATCTTTTTTTTCGAATTACAAAGAATTTCTTCCCACGTTAGACATAAAATTAATTAATTTAAAATGTAATCAGTTAAAATTTTTTGATCAAAAAAATCTAATTTTTCATAAAATAGAGTTGAGTGCTCGATTTAAAAAAAATATTTTAAAAATTAAAAATATGAAAGCATTTTCAAAATTTATTAAAATAAAGTCTAAGGGTAAAATTTTTTTTAGAGATAATTTTTCTACCTTTTTTATTATTAATAATAAAGTATCAACAAATCTTTATAAAGATAAAGTAATAAAAGTTTTATTTAAAGGTACCTTGAATAAAAAATTTGTATTTACATTAAAATCAAGTAATTTATTAAAATTTAATATCTATGGGAAAATATTATTAGATTATCTAGATTATCCTATGTGTATTAATTTACATATTGATGATCTTTTTTTCCCTATAAATAAAAATTTAATATTAAGTTCGAAAAATTTTAATTTGATATTAAAAGGAAAATTTAATAATTATTTTTTATCTTTGAAAAACATTTTTACTATTTCAGGTATGCCATCTATTTTTATGCATATTTCTGCTATTGGTAATTTGAAAAATATTTTTTTAAAAAAAATTAATTTTTTTCCATTTTTAAAAAATATACAAAAGAAAAAAAATCTACCACAAAAAAAAGTAAAATACAGTGAATATATATCCCAATTAGCAGGTAAAATAAATTTACTTCTTAATTCTAACAAAAAATATAAAAATATTTCTTTCCCTCATTTTTGTTTTAAAGGAGATATAATTAGAAAAAAAATATCTTTATCAGGTTCTTTATATTATCAAAATATAAATGGTATAAAAATACCTAGAATAAATTTTATATTAGGTAAAAATAAAGGATTTCTACTAGGTTCAGTATCAAATAAAGTTAATATCTATTCCTCTTTTAATTTCAATCATTTGGAATATTTTTTACCAAATTTAAAAGGCATAATTAAATCTACTTTAAATGCATATGGTTTTTATCCCTTTCCTTCTATTTCTTCTTCTTTTTTAGGGAAAAAAATAAATTGGAAAGATGTTATATCTTTAAATAGTATAAAAATTTTTACTAATTTAAATATGAAAAAAGATTTTTCCAAAAATATTTTTGTTAGGATTAAAAAAATACGTTTTTTAAACTTTTGTATTGATTCTTTAAATATTAAATTCGATTGGAATAATATAAATCAAAATTTTTATTTTTCTTTAAAAAATAAAAAATTATCTATGAAATTACTTTTTAATGGATATATGAACAAAAAAACAGGAGTATGGAAAGGTATTATAAAACAAATAAATATTAAACATCCTTTTGGAATATGGATGACAGAAAATAATCCCTTAATATTTTATTCTTTTCAAAAAAGTATTAATGATGATAATTTTAAAGAATTAAGAAAAAAAAATTTGTTTTCTTCGATTATATATAATACAAAAATGTTATTTATTAAATTGTTTTTTCAAAAATCTATAAGTATTAAAACTAATGTATTTATTAATACAAAATTTCAATGGCAATTAGGAAAAAAAATTTCTAATATAAAACTTGCTTTGAAAACTCAAAATATAAAATTAGAAAAAAAAATCAAAGATAATGTATTGCATGAGAAGATAGAAAATTTTAATTTATTCGTTAATTTTAAAAAAAATAATTTTATGACGCAATGGATTATAAATCGATCAAAAAATAAATTAAAAATGAATAGAATATCTGGTTTTTTAAATGTTTATGATATTTATCATACACAAAGAATTAAAGGTCAATTTTTTTTATCAAATTTTTCTTTTTCTGTATTAAATATATTTACAAATAATTTAAAAAAATTTCAAGGAAAATTTACAGGAAATATAGAATTATTAGGAAATTTATATCAGCCTAAAATATTGGCTGATATTGATTTTCAAAATATTTATATTAAAAGCGATCATATATTAAAATATATACTTTTATGTTTTCATTTTTTTTCAAAAAAATTAGAAAATGTTAAAATTGATCAAGAAATTATTATAAAAAAAGGAGATATATTATTTGAATTAAATTCAAATATTAAAAATAATATTTCTAATTTTCAATGGAATTTTTTATTTAATAGTAACAATGTTATACTTGTATTTTTACCTGAAATAGAATTTAGTTTTTCTTCTCATTTAAACTTAATTTATTCTTTGTTTAAATACAATTTAATTGGTTATTTAAATTCCTCTTTGTTTTCTTTTAAAATTAATGAAAAAAATTTTTTATTTTAA
- the fliN gene encoding flagellar motor switch protein FliN, giving the protein MNKIKNKDVSNNLDNDYSKKNDGSTVDINSAIKEKNETKKLNNMNESLDNKKTIVNVPLKIRVELGKSKIKIKDLLSFSKGSVFFLNKKKEDPLKIFINNKLIALGEIVVSDNKYGIRIISINNSLNSINI; this is encoded by the coding sequence ATGAATAAAATAAAAAACAAAGATGTTTCTAATAATTTAGATAATGATTATTCAAAAAAAAATGATGGCAGCACTGTTGATATAAATTCAGCTATCAAAGAAAAAAATGAAACAAAAAAATTAAATAATATGAATGAATCTTTAGATAATAAAAAAACAATTGTTAACGTACCATTAAAGATAAGAGTTGAATTAGGAAAATCTAAAATAAAAATAAAAGATTTATTAAGTTTTTCAAAAGGAAGTGTATTTTTTTTAAATAAAAAAAAAGAAGATCCTTTAAAAATTTTTATAAATAATAAATTAATTGCTTTAGGTGAAATTGTAGTATCTGATAATAAATATGGGATTCGTATTATAAGCATAAATAATTCTTTAAATTCTATTAATATATAA
- the ppa gene encoding inorganic diphosphatase, producing MNFNSIKAGKNIPNDIYVIIEIPSNSSPVKYEVDKKSGVLFVDRFISTPMFYPCNYGYINETLSLDGDPLDVLVASPYPIQSNVVIHCKPIGILKMHDESGDDAKILAVPNSKVCREYENINNISDISELLKRQIEHFFQNYKKLERDKWVKIIEWGDHKAAKLEISTSYNRAKKNK from the coding sequence ATGAACTTTAATTCTATTAAAGCAGGAAAAAATATACCAAATGATATATATGTTATCATTGAAATACCATCAAATTCGTCGCCTGTTAAATACGAAGTAGACAAAAAATCAGGTGTTCTTTTTGTAGATCGTTTTATATCTACGCCAATGTTCTATCCATGTAATTATGGTTATATTAACGAAACTTTATCACTTGATGGAGATCCATTAGATGTTTTGGTTGCCTCTCCATATCCAATACAATCCAATGTAGTAATTCATTGCAAACCCATTGGAATATTAAAGATGCATGATGAATCTGGAGATGATGCTAAAATTCTAGCTGTACCAAACAGTAAAGTGTGCAGAGAATACGAAAATATAAATAATATATCAGACATATCCGAACTACTAAAAAGACAAATTGAACATTTTTTTCAAAATTACAAAAAATTAGAAAGAGACAAATGGGTAAAAATTATAGAATGGGGAGATCATAAAGCAGCAAAATTAGAAATTTCTACTTCATATAATCGTGCCAAAAAAAATAAATAA
- the fliQ gene encoding flagellar biosynthesis protein FliQ — protein sequence MTPEYVMELFHEAMKVGLMIASPLLLSILISGLIISILQAATQVNEQTLSFIPKIISILIVIAMLGPWMLGVMLDYMHNLFNNISLIMMK from the coding sequence ATGACACCAGAATATGTAATGGAACTTTTTCATGAAGCTATGAAAGTCGGATTAATGATTGCATCGCCTTTATTATTATCAATTTTAATTAGTGGTTTGATCATTAGTATATTACAAGCGGCTACACAAGTGAATGAACAAACATTGTCTTTTATTCCTAAAATTATTTCTATTCTTATAGTAATAGCTATGCTTGGTCCTTGGATGTTGGGTGTTATGTTGGATTATATGCATAACTTATTTAATAATATATCATTGATTATGATGAAATAA
- the rpmB gene encoding 50S ribosomal protein L28, which yields MSRICQVTRKKRMIGNNRSHAMNAKKRQFLPNIQYHRFWIPEKKRFIKLRVSINGMRCIDKKGIEAVIKKIYYKK from the coding sequence ATGTCTCGTATATGTCAAGTTACAAGAAAAAAGAGAATGATTGGTAATAATCGATCACATGCTATGAATGCAAAAAAAAGACAATTTTTGCCAAATATTCAATATCATAGATTTTGGATTCCTGAAAAAAAAAGATTTATTAAATTAAGAGTATCTATTAACGGAATGCGTTGTATTGATAAAAAAGGAATAGAAGCAGTAATAAAAAAAATTTATTATAAAAAATAA
- the rsmI gene encoding 16S rRNA (cytidine(1402)-2'-O)-methyltransferase, giving the protein MNLFKKSGVLYIVPTPIGNLSDITYRAVDTLKSVNLIAAENIYHTNILLQHYNVKNILISFNKENEKKQSHYVIKKLQEGKKIALVSNAGTPVINDPGYFLIKQCYIFNIQIIPLPGPCSAITALSASGISTNRFCYEGFLPSKKKTRRDLLYSLREEKRTIIFYESKHRILQSIKDIIEKIDQNRYLVIAREITKKWESIYGAKANIILSWLKKDINRYNKGEMIIIIDGFKELKKKDISEEIKNTFIMLRNFLSLKQSVLITSKIHKIQKNNLYEYAIKKEDQ; this is encoded by the coding sequence GTGAATTTATTTAAAAAAAGTGGTGTTCTTTATATTGTACCTACTCCTATTGGCAATCTATCTGATATTACTTATCGTGCAGTAGATACACTAAAAAGTGTAAATTTAATAGCAGCAGAAAATATTTATCATACTAACATTTTACTACAACATTATAATGTTAAAAATATTTTAATATCTTTTAATAAAGAAAATGAAAAAAAACAAAGTCACTATGTAATTAAAAAATTACAAGAAGGAAAAAAAATCGCTCTAGTATCTAATGCAGGAACGCCAGTTATTAATGATCCAGGATATTTTTTAATAAAACAATGTTATATTTTTAATATTCAAATTATTCCTCTTCCGGGACCTTGTTCGGCTATCACAGCACTAAGCGCATCTGGAATATCTACTAATCGTTTTTGTTACGAAGGATTTCTTCCCTCTAAAAAAAAAACAAGACGAGATTTACTATATTCCTTAAGAGAAGAAAAAAGAACAATAATTTTTTATGAATCAAAGCATAGAATACTTCAAAGTATAAAAGATATTATAGAAAAAATAGATCAGAATAGATACTTAGTAATAGCAAGAGAAATTACAAAAAAATGGGAATCTATTTATGGTGCAAAAGCTAATATTATTCTATCTTGGTTAAAAAAAGATATAAATCGTTACAATAAAGGAGAAATGATAATTATCATAGATGGTTTCAAAGAATTGAAGAAAAAAGATATTTCAGAAGAAATAAAAAATACATTTATCATGTTAAGAAACTTTTTGTCATTAAAACAATCTGTTCTGATTACTTCTAAAATACACAAAATTCAAAAAAACAATTTATATGAATATGCAATAAAAAAAGAAGATCAGTGA